Proteins encoded together in one Microcaecilia unicolor chromosome 3, aMicUni1.1, whole genome shotgun sequence window:
- the LOC115465145 gene encoding uncharacterized protein LOC115465145, which translates to MSPVSDVHFGYKLLKMVLWIMCTGLGLSLIAPTSLAQSEEDLIDTGSGFIAEESMVKTEESNIYPSNLNHCSLKFFTPGPSALCRSTDEASVSQEDLAYLKELFQDTRRIIQSLQYTINSETGQFSYQDAILEAITGIGEDNQEFYRNLHKVTDKFHTEMEDSNPDISEEKKKLKKDFLEMEYLLKITSHLAEQIDTASQDLDMVLTQHLEKSMLLAHRNTVKP; encoded by the exons CTTTTAAAGATGGTGCTCTGGATAATGTGTACAGGGCTGGGACTGAGCCTTATAGCACCCACAAGTTTGGCTCAAAGTGAGGAAGATCTGATAGACACAGGATCAGGGTTCATTGCAGAAGAATCGATGGTCAAAACTGAGGAATCTAACATTTATCCATCAAACCTAAACCATTGCAGTCTCAAATTTTTTACGCCTGGGCCTTCAGCTCTTTGCAGAAGCACAGATGAGGCATCTGTATCCCAGGAAGACCTAGCATATCTCAAGGAGCTCTTCCAAGACACACGCAGGATCATTCAGAGCCTCCAATATACCATCAACTCAGAGACAGGTCAGTTCAGCTATCAAGATGCCATTTTAGAAGCCATCACAGGTATCGGAGAGGACAACCAGGAATTCTACAGAAACTTACATAAAGTCACAGATAAATTCCATACAGAAATGGAAGATAGCAATCCTGACAtttcagaagaaaaaaagaa GTTGAAGAAAGACTTCCTGGAGATGGAATAtttgctgaaaataaccagtcaCCTTGCTGAGCAGATAGACACTGCCTCACAGGACTTGGATATGGTACTCACTCAGCATCTAGAAAAATCCATGCTCCTGGCCCACAGAAACACTGTAAAACCTTGA